GAACTACATCTTACGGACTACTACAGATTTTCAGACTAGGAAGCATCTGCTGATGAGCACCGGTTGTTCAGTCAGGCGTTCATCAAATAATACGATTTCCAGTTACTGtggtggtttttcttttctgaatatgtTTGTGTCTCTCTTAAAGTGATATCCAAACACAGAAGCCTTGATTTTGAAGACTATGAATTTATTCATTCTGTCTTGCTTTTGGGAATAGCAACATGGGGAGTTAGAGAATTATTACACTTGTAGTGACATGTGCCCCACCTCCAAGGTGGGGGCGTAAGTGTACACATGAGGCGTAAGTGTACACCAAATGACTGACAGCAAAGTATTCATATGAAAGATTATTAAACCATGATAAAATGCAATGTAAAGATACAACTTCTTGTTTAACGGATGTTCTCTTAATGATTTCCTGGACTTTATATCATCTGTTACCATTTTTCAACTTCTCTTATACTTGGAATCCTTATGTTCTTACAGTTGAGACAGATTACATTTGTTTTTGATTCCTTTAAAACAATTAAGGGAAGATGCtttttttcagtgtgtttttaaTATAACATACTTAATGTAGAAATATGTACTAaatcttattaaatatttctgctTCAGACCTTTGCATTGCAGCTGTAATTAAAGAATGCCATCTCGTCACACTGTCACTGAAGAGCCAAACCTTAGATGCAGAAACAGATGTGTTATGTGCCGTCCTTTACAGCAATCACAACAGAATGGGCCGCCACAAACCCCATTTGGCCCTCAAACAGGTGAGGAAGCCCGGTAGATGAGACCCAGCCTGTTCACTTGAAAATGTAGAGCACACTGCCACTTACTATTTTGCTATTTATGGAAATCTTGTGGAAATCTCAGTAAATCACTTGTGTTTTATAGGCCTATAGCCCACAGTTACATGtacgctttcttttttttcctgaaagcatTTCAGCATTTCAGAAAGtaatttttgttagaaaagaagtATATTTAGATTAATTCTTTCCCAGTCTTATTTCTAATGggcaaataaacattttcttcattatataCAATCTATAACAACAGTGCCTTTGCCCAGTGCAAAGAGAAAGTGAGTTGAGCAAGACAAAATGTTGGACATTAAGAAACAGTTCCCTGGGCATAATCAAAATGctgaaatacaaaaacaacaacaacaacaacaaaaaaacttgtcTACTTATTATGGGGTACATAATCTAATTGGTGGTATGTTAGAGTAAATGGATACATAGCAAGTTGTGATGTAAACTGGTTTCATGTAATGTCTGGAGCTTAAGACAAAATTGGACCCTCCAGCTCAGGGGCTACACCATAGAGTAGAGCCTCTTTTAAGCTGGCTTCCTGAtatgcttattcattcattcacttaattcCGCAAGTATTTTCTAGAAGTTCAGAAGGCTATCCATTGTGTGACAGGGCTACCTTGCAACTTTTGAactttctgtgtgccaggcactctgcttaGTGCTGTGTATAGAGTAGTGAAAAAGATGGACATAGTCTCTAACCTTATAGATGCATGCTTTCTAGTTAGTTTTCCACCCCTCGTACTTAAAGCAAACAGCGTGAAGATTTCATCAATGAAAGATCTGGGATCATGGTCTTTCCCTAAATTTTCCATTCTAGGGTAGCTTTTATCTTTTTCGGAGTCTTTTTAATCCAAAAGCAAGCTTGCTAACCCTCCCAGTGAATGTATTTTTCCTTCCAGCTTCTGGGTTGTGAATAATCACCCCGTCATAAAAATTTGCTGTTCTCTAGTCTCTCTCTTTTATATAGCTCTCCCATCCAGGCGGTCCGTAAGACAAAACTTCCTCTGCATCTGGTGCCCTCTTCAGTTCTGGCTGCCATTTTCCTCTTAGACCTCGTCAAATTTTAGTTGTCTTATTGTAGTAACTGATGGTTTCTCTTTCAGCTTTTCCTAAGCTCTGGcatattctaaatattaaaactaGGTTAATCATCTGAAAATACAACTTTGATTTTTAGTGGTTCTCCATTGTGTCCTGAGTAAAGACCAAACTTctggccggcacggtggctcacgcctctcatCCGAGCACTttggagaccgaggtgggtggatcacgaggtcaggagatcgagaccatcctggctaacatggtgaaaaccagtctctactaaaaaatgcaaaaaattagctgggcgtggtggcgagtgcctgtagtcccagctacttgggaggctgaggcaggagaatggcgtgaacccggaaggcagagcttgcagtgacctgagatcatgccactgtactccagactgggggagagagcaagactccgtctcaaacaaaaaaaaaaaagaccaaacttCTTAGCTTGGCTTACAAGATCTGTGATCTGGCCTTTTCAGTCTTCTTAGTTCAGGCTTCTCTCTCACGTTCAGATAGATTATATTCCAGCCAACCTGTACtcttaacaaacctgcatgctcaCTGTGTGTGTTCCTACTTCTGAGTCTGCTTACCTGGTCCTATATGTTTAGAATGCCCAGCCTTTCCATGTCTGCCTGTTAAAGGCCTTCCTATCCTCTAAGTCCTGGCAGTGATAATCTATGTTATAGTACTCTCATTTTAAGTTGTGTTTTTCTGATTATTACtgaagttgcttttttttttttttaagattcttaGCTATTTGGgcctcctctttgtacttctctTATAGCATTTAATATAGTCTGTGTTGTGGTAAagttatttgtgtatatattttatattctgtgtgATCCCTGAGGTAGGAAACATGTTTTATGCTTATGTTACTGCTGCAGCTGCTATTACCACTTCTACTGCCTTACAACTGCTTAACATTTCACAGTTTACAGAGAACTTTCATGTAAGTACTAGAATCGGCCTGTCTCTAAATATTCCCCTAAGTGGAACACAGAAAATAGTTTTGATTCCTGTTCTGTGGAGTACATGTAGGGCATGCTGGGAGATAAAATGGTATTAGAAACTTCTGTATCTCTAGTTGCTAAAAATCTAGTAGTAAAGATAGGaagacatgtaaaatatttaattaaatgctgaaataaaaacagaccctatttaaaattgcagtCTTCTCAGCACTTCCtctctgccttatttttcttcatagcacttaacACCACCTGCCATTTGTTGACTGCCTTTCTCTCCCAGCTATAGTGTAAGCTCCACAGGGGCAATGTATTTTGTCCCTTTTGTTTACCGCTATAATCCAGTTCTTAGAACAGTGTTCAGTAAGCACTCAatagcatcttttattttttttttaaaaaaaggtaagagCCATGCATTGTACAGAATGCTGTAGGAATTCTGTAGTCTCAGGAATACCACACAAAGCGCAGCATGGGACTGCATCTAGACAGATAAAAAAATTTGGATGGACGTTGATACTGGCAATGAGAGTATCTTGCCAGAGCTTCTAGAAATTGAACCAAGGTTATGGATTCTGTTTTAACAATGGTTTTCAGAACAATGGAGGGAACAATCCTTGAATTCTTTGGTGTCAGCTCCTATCTTTTTCAGTTTTCAAGTGTGGACACCATCCTTTGAGGGAGGTATTGACAAACCAAGATGGTAAAGCACTTGGAAAACATAGTAAGTGAACTGTGGttcaaaaggaaacaaaggggaaaaaaattcaagagagagaagggaggaagagagaagatgcaGAGGAACATAAGGACAAGCTTCATCTACTCAAAGAATGTATTTGTTCAGTGATTGAAGCCAAtcattttcctcatctctgtGGTACTTTATAGACTGTTGAAATTTAGTAGTTAATTTGCTATCTTGTTTTAATAGTTTCACTATTAAAAATTGTGttgtcggccgggtgcggtggctcacgcctataatcccagcactttgagaggccagggtaggcggatcacaaggtcaggagatcgagaccatcctggctaacacagtgaaaccctgtctctactaaaaatacagaaaattagccaggtgtggtggcgggcacctgtaggcccagctacttgggaggctgaggcaggagaatggagtgaacccaggaggcagagcttgcaatgagcagagatcgcgccactgcactgcagcctgggtgacagagtgagactctgtctctaaaaaaataaaaatcatgctgTCTCAGCAAAATTATAATCTTGAGAATAACCTATACTTGCTTTTGTCCCCTTTATAACATCAAGCTCATTGTGGCATATACTGATTTCTTAGGAGtcacctgattttaaaaatgtgtttggcTGGATAAATTCCAAATTTGTAACCAGAAACAATTGCTTGCACTTTGGATTTCTCAACCCTGAAAAAAAATAAGGTATTCTGTGATATTTAGCGTAGTTCCATTCTTTGAATATCTAGAACTGTTTGCTTTCCTGGTCATAATCAGTGACCCTGTCTGCATTACATACACATGAATTTGAGCTGCTCTTCTTCTTTCAGGTTGAGCAATGTTTAAAGCGTTTGAAAAACATGAATTTGGAGGGTTCAATTCAAGACCTGTTTGAGTTGTTTTCTTCCAAGTAAGTGATCcagttgctttgtgatgtggtGGGCTGGGAACTCAATGTCTTGTGATCTCCCTTTGGATTTCTCTATGCTTGGTGTTGGAATATAACCAATTATACCTCAGCtgtataaaatttgttttaacatGGGGCACCTGGTGTTTGTGGTACTCTTCTGTTATTGATCTGTGGGAGTGACTGGTGTGACGTTGAAATCTGGGTCATGGTAGATTATATTAAAACATCAGAGGGCTGTTATTGCCCATAACTTTATCTCACATTGAACTTAAAGCAAGTCTTCACTTGAAAACTGCTATAGAAATGctttatacttaaaaatgaaagtaaagggAGCTTGCAGATAGCTGAACATGTGAAGGGTTGCCCAGGGAGGACGTGGAAACTCTGTGCTTCTGCCATACCTTGCTCTATGCATCTCTTTATTTCAGTCCTTTGTCATATCCTTTAActtgtaaatgtaaaaaaaaaacacctttttttttaaagtgaaagtaatcactttttctatttttttcaagtgAAAATCAGCCCTTAACTACCAAAGTGTGTGTTGTCCCCAGTCAGCCAGTGGTGGAGTTGGTGTTGATGAAGGTTTTGGGAGCCTGCAAGTTGTTACTTCGCTTGTTGGACTGCTGCTGCAAAACATTTCTGTATCCTGGAATATCTTAAATACACCTTCGTTTGAATTGGAATTGTTTGGATATTTTTGacagtatttttatttgaaagctaACACTCTGTAGGAGTTACAGTCTACAGGAATTCTTAACCTTCGCTTCTTGGCCTTCTTTTCTCAGGAATTGCCTGATGCAGCCATTGCCGGAGACTGCCTGTCAACTGTTCAGCATGTATTATCCTAAGAGCATTGACAGCTAGAAATTCTTAATCTTAGAAACTAAACTTTAAGAACTAAATTTAATAATGGGAGCTCTAGCAGAGTGTTTATTaccatattttaaagatttaaattctTAAATAGAACGTGTTTTAAGGCTTTAATACCTTTAAGAAAATTCTCTTTACTTCCAATATATTTCTTAATTCATGATTGTAACTTACAAAACCCACAttactttgattttgttttctacctTAAATTGATTTTCCAGTTTGACTGTGAAACATCTAGGTTTGCAAGAGTTCATTATTTTAAACCTTGTGATGGTTGGGCTGGTGAGCAGATTATGGTATGTACACACCTCTGacatccttcatttctttctcatctcttttcAGCCTAGATTTCTTATTAGTACTTTTCAAACTTATTTTCCTATGGGGTTACGGGAGGTGCAGGTATTCTCTGTCTTGATTTGATCAGAGTTTTTTGGGGATTGGGAAGCTGAGTGCTAATGGCTATGTCAAAGGAGTAGGCTTTGTATCTCAATCCACGAGATCAGCCCAACACTGAACAACTAAAAAAATTGGGAGTGACTGGTGTCACATTGAAATCTGGGTCATGGTAGGTTGTAGTGAAACATCAGTGGGCTTTtattgaacattaaaaaaattaatgcctACGACAGGGAATTGCAGTAATAAAAAATTGTTAGCAGTAGTCATATTACAACAGGCCATTTAAAATGATGCTATTCCTGGGCTGGCTATATCACTTGATTCTTTCTGTCACttggtttctaatttttaatggCAATGATAAATGCAGTTTTTGACTTATGTACTAGCCTCCTTTCTTCCATCTCAAACACCACTGCTTTTTTGAGCATATTTGGTTGATGTATGCTGGTAATATTTGCTAACTAAGAGACATTTCTTTTGCATGTCTCTCAGCACATATTTTGAAACTGATCTGATGGATAATTAGAATTTGTCCGTATCTGTAAGAAGGCCTGTTTTGGGCCATTTCAAGCAATTAAGATTATTAGCTCTAATAAgaatataagaaaacattggatggggaaaagaaaaaaagtgtttgtgTTTAGAGATTGAAAACTTTGCTTTGATATCTTAACCTGGATATCTCAAATACTATTTCCTAttgttttattatgattataattATTCTACTCAGAGAATCAGAGGTAACTGATTactaatcattattttaaaatgctaaaccTTTGATACTCTTTTCTGTAATGAAAATAGCTCTAATTTTTGCTGATTATAATACATGcctgttttaagaaatttaaaaagaaaaatgtgaagaacCTGAAATTTGCCTAAAATCTCAACATCTCCTACACTTAAGACTTTGATATGCATCCTTTTGTACATTTCTCCATGTAGtactttttgaatatatatatttttttcctggtagACTATCCTACAGTTTTTTGAGTAACATTTTATACTTGGATTTTTCTGTTGGGATGGACTAATCTGGCTGTTTGCAAGTGTGCACCATAGTATTTTTTATCTGTACTGGAGGACCTTGATAGCCCTTTATTTTCAGCTTTCAGTCTTGCAGTTTATTATGTAATCTGCAAATTGTAATTACTGGTTAATTAATGAGCTCCTATTTCTTTCTCTAGGGTTCTCTATAAAGGTGTTTTAAAAAGGTTGATTTTGTTATATGAGCCTTTGTTTGGATTGCTTCAAGAGGTCTCTAGGATTCAACCAATGCCTTACTTCAAAGATTTTACCTTCCCTTCTGATATCACTGAATTTTTAGGACAGCCATATTTTGAagcctttaagaaaaaaatgtctacaGCTTTTGCAGCTAAAGGAGTAACTAAATTGCTAAATAAACTGTTTTTAATGAATGAGCAGTCACCAAAAGCCAGTGAGGAAACCTTACTTGGAATTTCCAAAAAAGCTAAACAAATAAAGATCAATGTACAGAATAAAGTGGATCTTGGACAGCCAGTAAAGAATAAGAGAGTCTTCAAAGGTAATTTGCTTTGATACAGCACATACtctagtaaaacaaacaaacaaaaaaaataaaaggaaaccttTTGAAAGTAATAGGCATTGCATAGAAGAAAATTCAACATCTCACGTCTTAATTTTGACTTACATTGATTATCTATAGAGACGTATGATAATACCTGTGCTTTCTATGCTTGAGTACTTTATTTGTTCCTGTAATTGCTTCCTAGTTATTTGCttgctttattcctttatttattttgtggtaaTTTGGCAAGAAATGTCATGCACTTAAGAATTTGTTGTAGATTTGAAAATAGTATGCCTAAGGTTTTGTATCTGCAATTTTTCCACCTCCACAGAAAAGTCATCAGAATTTGATGTGAGGGCTTTCTGCAACCAGCTGAAACACAAAGCTACTCAGGTTTGTCTGGCTTCATTAAATTTAGCTTATGATTTCTGCTAATTTGTAGAGGATGCCTTTTACCAAGGGCAGAGATTGAATCTTCTCATTTTATCCCCAGCTCTAAGCTTAGTGCCTTCTTAGTTGTCGAAATATTTTAGTAGGAGTTTCTCTAGAATTTTAAAGTAACTGTAAGATCTGTTGTTAAGTATGGATTGTACTGCAGCTTAAGAGTATCGGCTTTGCAGTCAGATGgttggtttgaatcctggctttggtactagctgtgtgaccttctgTGAGTTTCCTGATCTCTCCGTTCCTCTATTTTGTAATAGTAATATGTGCCTCATAGGGTTGTGCTAGTTTTAATGCATGTAAAGCGTTCGGCAGTCTGGGGCATGGTAAGCATTTAATTGGAGTTAGATGTTATTAGCTACTGTCATTTTGGTCATCATCCTCATCGTTTTGTCATGAAGCTATTCCTTTACTCTTGTTGAGGTTCAAGTTTTAACATGATTGATTGATGTCTGTAAATTCTGTTTGTTCTGGACCTAGCAGCATATAAGTACATCAGCATTACTGTTTTACTCAGTAacttgactttttgtttttaaccctGTCTTTGCAAAATGTCTTTACTTGTGATATTTTTTATGGGTTAGTttacttcttttatttaagaattctTAAGCATACTTTCTTGAACTCTAAGGACTCCAGCTTCCATTGATGTTCTGTCTAATTCATGAATTCAGAGTGAGGAGTAATActttctgtgccaggcattgttctaagtgcttttaTATGCACGAAGTCATATAATTATATCACAAAAGCTCTGTGAGGTGGGCATGCTTATTACCATTTTCATAtttcagatggggaaattgaggcatagAAAGGCCAAGAAACTTGGCCACATAGTGAATAAATGGCAGAGCTGCGATTTGAATGCAGGCAGTATGATTTCATAGTCTGTCTTCTTTACCATTCACCAGTCCCCAGAATAGTTTTTCAACAGTATCTCAAGAACTGCGGTGCTTTGTGAGCCTTGAAACTTCTGCAGCTTGTGCCCCTGTTTGTAGGTGACTGGCTTTGAAGTTGGTGGGTCAGGATCCCTCTTATTCAAGACTAATTGCTACTATATTTTTAGCAAATAGCACTAACTTGCTTAGCTTTTAAAGTAAACTACTTCTGTTGATCACCAAACATAAACTATTGACATGGGTCACCAAACATAGAATATTTATGTTAAAACTTTTTCTACTTCTATAAAAGTGCCTTTTGAGTGTAAGAAATTTGGAAGAAGGTAAGCTTTGAATGAATGATAGAGCAGATCATCTCGTAGGCAGcatattttcataaagaaatagtAAACGTTAGTAAAATCCAAATGTGACTTGGTATAGAAAGAAGGGGTTGAAGAAGTAAAGTTGCCTTGTCAGAGATGGTTGAAGTAGAATTGGAAGTGTTGCTCGGTTGAGCATTTTTAACAGATATTCAGCAGGCATTAACTGATTAATGGTCTTATTCTGCTGGGCGCTCTGCAGGGCCCCATATTTTCCCTGGTTTCAGAAACATTTCTAAATTGAGGAGGTTTGCTCAGGATATGGAAATAAGTGAAAAACGAATTGTGATATTCTGTTGGTATAGAGGAGAGGGGCCTTCCAGTGATCCCCAACCCTCTGCAATTAGGCTTTGACCAGTATTTAATCATGTGGGGTTTTATTGTTGTGTATGTGAGATATGTGTGTTAGAATATTTATGTTAGCTTTCCTATGTCAGTCTAACTCAGCTGCAGATGGGACCTGTCCTGGTACAGAGGGGGAACAAAACAACTTGTATTTGGAGCAGTGGagaaaaattcagtttttaaagacATAAGGAAAGCTTATTGAGCAAAAAAATTTCCTTGAAGACTgacaagttatttttttaatttttagtttttgtgggtacGTAgcaggcatatatatttatggggtacataagatattttgttacaggcatacagtgcataataatcacagggtaaatggggtatccatcacttcaagcatttaGGGACTgataattctaatttttaaattttgattataaGCTAACTTTCCCTGTTGTCATATAATTACACGCCGGTAACATGTccaatatatttttctcatgttttcacGTTTCAGGAGACCAACtttgattttaaatgttctcaatcCAGATTAAAGACAACCAAGTATTCTTCTGAGAAAGTGATAGGAGCTCCTCATGCCAAAGGTTTTGTGCAAAGATTCCGAGAGGCTGAGTCCTTCACACAACTTTCTGAAGAAATCCAGATGGCAGTTGTATGGTGCAGGAGCAAAAAACTCAAGGCTCAGGCCATTTTTCTGGGTAACAAACTTCTTAAAAGCAACCGGCTTAAACATCTGGAAGCTCAAGGTACTAGGTAGGTATATTGCAAAAATTATGTTCCTTTACTTTTTCCGTTGTCGTTATGAGTAAAAGTGTATATTCAGgtcacttttctttaaaatgtgatgTCCAGCAGCCGCAGTGGGGCTAAATTGGGATGTACTCAAACTGTAGTTCCATTTGCTGCTTTTGTTGTAAGAGCAAAACTGTATCATTGGAGAAAGAAGATAAACAGGTGAATTGGACCTCAGTCATTTATGCTCTTCATCATGTCCATCTGCTCATTCAGGAACGGTTAAGAATGTCTGGTGTGCTGAGCCTGAGGGTACAACTGCATAAAGACATGACTTGGTCTTCAGGGAGCTCAGGGTCTTCTGGAAAGGCAGCGCTTCTGCAGATAGCTTCAGCGCAGTGCAGTGGGATAAGGGCATGAGAGCAGAAGCAGAAGGTGCCTGCCTCCCATGAGGCCCACACAAGACTGCTGGGGCCTTGCACTGTTTGTATCAGCTGGActctatatatttcttttctgtgatttttatatTCAGAACTGTTTAAGGGTGCTTATCTTTGCTTGTGAACCAGTGTTGCATGAAGTATTACATGAAGTTAGACATTAGACACTTCAGGGCTTAGTGGTAATGATTTCAAACACAAATAGGTATTAAGAGCCTATTCCACCTTCACAGAGGcaattttctgatttgttttttattatattctttaagaaatatcCTGTGCATGCCCCGTAATTTCTTATCCATAGTTATAGAGCTATTCAGGGATTTAAAATTAGTTCCTGGGGAGGAAGCACATATTAAAAATgttgttaaattttcttttgaagtttacagaaaatatattcctgtttcagaaaaaaattagtataCAGTGAGGGTTTTGTAACACATTTTGATTAAAAGCGACAGGAAAAATAAAGTGCTTGAGGGGTTTTTACATTGAGATGGGTCCCCTAAAGGTGTGTAATAATCTAAAAGTCCTATGGCTGGAAACGCAGCCTGAgatggagagaagcattctgttTAAAATTGGGTTTAAAATCAAGGGTAGATGAGGCAGAGGTAACAACTAAAAGTTAATGAGAAGAGTGGCAAACTGGTGTTTATTGGTTAAACTATTACTCAGTACTCACCAGATATGGTGCTTCTTCATATACTGCCCTGTTTTGCTGTTTCATTAATATACTTGTAGTAaacttcataatttatttaatgccCATAATAACACTGTGAGGTAGAcagtattattcccatttcatagatgggTAAATGGAGGATTTTGCTCAAGGCATTAGATGTGGAACTCAGTTCAGGCCCTCTGTTTTCCTTTCAACTCTGAAGTACACCCACCTTCTTCCCACTTAAAAGCCACTGCTTATAGTAAGATAAGAAAATGGTTTGGAAGCAAAGATCATGATTTATTATAATGGGCTTCCTCAAAGTTTTATATCCATGCCcatcttttaaaatctatcaCAAACAGTGAAACAATTCAGTAAGGCACTGATGAACCTTGTGGCAGTGTAGCCTGTGTGGAAGCAAAACACCTAAAATGATCAGCTGTTTGATTTCTGAATTTCCAAACTTGAAGATGACATATGAATCATAATTATGGTAGCTTAAGGCTGTCAGTGTGTCTGGGCCAGAAGCCCTGTCTTCACATTCTTCTATAAACTTCTCTTAGcctttattcctttttccttGTTCATTTCCTGCTACAGCATGAAGCTGATTATCCAGATTCAGATTAATATGTACTGGCAGATTTTCATTTGTGATGTTTCCTCATGTCTACTCATTACATTATGAACAGATTTAGCAGTTATGAGGGAAATGCTCTAAAAGTACAGGGGTATCTCACCATTCAGCGAATTACTAGCGGCTGTACTTTTGAGAGTTTGAAAGCAAAATGGGGACACATTCGTCTACACTTCAATCAGAGGGCATTTGTgctctgaaaaaacagacttgGGGGTGAAACGTTTTTCAATGTGGTTCTGGGATTGTACACAGGCATAGGACTTGTAGATAAATTGtgtattttccttttcagttgGTAAAGAATGGTTTTCTGCATCTTAAGCCCTgatttttcctctctctgtcttttaaagTTTGCCAAAGAAACTA
This sequence is a window from Macaca fascicularis isolate 582-1 chromosome 2, T2T-MFA8v1.1. Protein-coding genes within it:
- the RMP64 gene encoding nucleolus and neural progenitor protein isoform X1 gives rise to the protein MAALLPGPEPWNRVRIPKAGSRTAMTVQNPGATLDLCIAAVIKECHLVTLSLKSQTLDAETDVLCAVLYSNHNRMGRHKPHLALKQVEQCLKRLKNMNLEGSIQDLFELFSSNENQPLTTKVCVVPSQPVVELVLMKVLGACKLLLRLLDCCCKTFLLTVKHLGLQEFIILNLVMVGLVSRLWVLYKGVLKRLILLYEPLFGLLQEVSRIQPMPYFKDFTFPSDITEFLGQPYFEAFKKKMSTAFAAKGVTKLLNKLFLMNEQSPKASEETLLGISKKAKQIKINVQNKVDLGQPVKNKRVFKEKSSEFDVRAFCNQLKHKATQETNFDFKCSQSRLKTTKYSSEKVIGAPHAKGFVQRFREAESFTQLSEEIQMAVVWCRSKKLKAQAIFLGNKLLKSNRLKHLEAQGTSLPKKLECIKTSICNHLLRGSGIKTSKHHLRQRRSQNKFLRRQSRPQRKLQSTLLREIQQFSQRTRKTAADTSAKWRLSHCTVHRTDLYPNSKQLLNSGVSMPVIQTKEKMMHENLRGIHENETDSLTVMQINKNSTSGTIKETDDIDDIFALMGV
- the RMP64 gene encoding nucleolus and neural progenitor protein isoform X2 — protein: MNLEGSIQDLFELFSSNENQPLTTKVCVVPSQPVVELVLMKVLGACKLLLRLLDCCCKTFLLTVKHLGLQEFIILNLVMVGLVSRLWVLYKGVLKRLILLYEPLFGLLQEVSRIQPMPYFKDFTFPSDITEFLGQPYFEAFKKKMSTAFAAKGVTKLLNKLFLMNEQSPKASEETLLGISKKAKQIKINVQNKVDLGQPVKNKRVFKEKSSEFDVRAFCNQLKHKATQETNFDFKCSQSRLKTTKYSSEKVIGAPHAKGFVQRFREAESFTQLSEEIQMAVVWCRSKKLKAQAIFLGNKLLKSNRLKHLEAQGTSLPKKLECIKTSICNHLLRGSGIKTSKHHLRQRRSQNKFLRRQSRPQRKLQSTLLREIQQFSQRTRKTAADTSAKWRLSHCTVHRTDLYPNSKQLLNSGVSMPVIQTKEKMMHENLRGIHENETDSLTVMQINKNSTSGTIKETDDIDDIFALMGV